Within the Fusobacterium sp. DD2 genome, the region ACTTGAATTTGGACTTGAAGAACCAGAAATTCAAAAAAATATAGAGAAATTCAGAGGTTCAAAAAGAAGATATGATGTACTTTACAACAAAAATGGTATAAAGGTAATAGATGACTATGCTCATCACCCTACTGAGATAAAAGCTACTTTACAGGGAGCACAATCTATTGAAAGAGACAAGATTACAGTAATATTCCAACCACACCGTTACAGCAGAGTAAAATTCCTTTTAAATAACTTTAAAGATGCATTTAGAGGAGCTGAAGAGATTATTCTTCTACCTATTTACAGTGCTGGAGAAAAGGATGAGTTTGGAGTAAGACTTGAAGACCTTAAAGGGGTAATAGATGAGTCAAGAGTATCTATTGAGCAAAATCCTGAAAAGATAGATGAGAAGATTTTAAATGAACATAATCAAAAAGTATATATGTTTATGGGAGCTGGAGATATCTCTAAGATAGCTCACAGAGTTGCAGAAAAGCTAGAAGGGAAATATAGATAATGATAGTATTTGAAAATCATATTATGAAAAACCACTCTAATATGAAAGTAGGAGGAGTGGCAAAGAGATTTATCTACATAGAGAAAAAAGAGGAACTGAAAGAGGTATTTGAAAAATATCCAAATATTTTCCTTATAGGAAATGGAACAAATACTCTAATTGATGATGGAGATTTAGATATAACTTTTGTCTCTTTAAAAAAGATGACAGCTATTGAAGAGGTTGGTGAAGGCCTTGTAAGAGTAGAGGCTGGAGCTGATTTTAACAAACTTATATCGTTTATGAATACTCACAACTATTCAGGGCTTGAAAATCTTGCAGGGATACCTGGAAGTGTAGGTGGACTTGTATATATGAATGGTGGAGCCTATGGAAGTGAGATATTTGACTGTATAAAAGAGGTAGAAATATTTGATGAAAACCATGAAATCAGAACTTTAAAGAGAGATGAAGTGGGATTTTCATATAGAAATACAGAGATACAGAAAAAACATTGGGTAATTATAAGTGCCACTTTCGAATTTGAAAGAGGATTTGACCTTAAAAAGGTAATAGAAATTCAGGCACTTCGTGAAAGTAAACAACCTTTGGACAAACCAAATCTTGGAAGTACATTTAAAAATCCAAAGGGAGATTTTTCAGCAAGACTAATATCAGAAGCTGGACTTAAAGGGATCAAAATAGGAGGGGCTCAAGTTTCAACAAAGCACCCTAACTTTATAGTAAATGATGGAACTGCTACTTTTGAAGATATTTTAGAAATCTTAGCAACAGTGAAGTCCAAAGTAAAAGATATCTATAATATTCAGCTTGAAGAAGAGATAATCATATTAAAAAACAAAAGCAGATAACATAGAGGTGGATAAATGAAAATAGCAGTATTTATGGGAGGAATATCTTCAGAAAGAGAGGTTTCACTAAGAAGTGGAGCAGCTATATTGGAGAGTTTATTAAAACAGGGTTACGATGCATATGGTGTAGATGTAAATCATGATAACTTAGTTTCAGCATTTACAGATAATGAGTATGACCTTGCATATATGGCACTACATGGTGGATATGGAGAAAATGGAACTTTTCAAGGACTTTTAGATATGTTAGGAAAAACATATACAGGTTCAGGAGCCTTAGAAAGTGCAGTAACTATGGATAAAGCCTACACAAAAGCTATAGCTAAAGAGGTAGGAATAAAAACAGCAAGAACATATTATTCAGTTGATGAGATAGATGCTTACCCAGTAGTAATAAAACCTACAAGAGATGGGTCAAGTGTAGGAGTTTATTTCTGTTATAATAAAGATGAGGCAGAAAAAGCTCTAAAAGAGTTAGAGGGACAAAAACCAATAATTGAAGAGATGATAAAAGGTGAGGAGCTAACTGTTGGAGTAATGAATGGTGAAGCCCTTGGGGTAATAAGAATACTTCCTAAAAATGGATATTATGACTATGAGTCAAAATATGCACCAGGAGGATCAGTACACGAATTTCCAGCAAAAATAGACAAAAAAGCCTATGAAAAAGCTATGGAAAATGCTCTTAAGATTCACAATGCAGTTGGACTTAAGGGAATTTCTAGAAGTGACTTTATATTAAAAGATAATGAGGTATACTTCCTTGAAGTAAATACCTGCCCAGGAATGACTAAGACAAGTTTGATACCAGATCTTGGAACATTAAAAGGATATACTTTTGATGACCTGGTAAAAATAACAGTTGATACATTTAAAAAATAAGGAGATAATCTTTGAAGTTTATAATAAAACTT harbors:
- the murB gene encoding UDP-N-acetylmuramate dehydrogenase; the encoded protein is MIVFENHIMKNHSNMKVGGVAKRFIYIEKKEELKEVFEKYPNIFLIGNGTNTLIDDGDLDITFVSLKKMTAIEEVGEGLVRVEAGADFNKLISFMNTHNYSGLENLAGIPGSVGGLVYMNGGAYGSEIFDCIKEVEIFDENHEIRTLKRDEVGFSYRNTEIQKKHWVIISATFEFERGFDLKKVIEIQALRESKQPLDKPNLGSTFKNPKGDFSARLISEAGLKGIKIGGAQVSTKHPNFIVNDGTATFEDILEILATVKSKVKDIYNIQLEEEIIILKNKSR
- a CDS encoding D-alanine--D-alanine ligase — protein: MKIAVFMGGISSEREVSLRSGAAILESLLKQGYDAYGVDVNHDNLVSAFTDNEYDLAYMALHGGYGENGTFQGLLDMLGKTYTGSGALESAVTMDKAYTKAIAKEVGIKTARTYYSVDEIDAYPVVIKPTRDGSSVGVYFCYNKDEAEKALKELEGQKPIIEEMIKGEELTVGVMNGEALGVIRILPKNGYYDYESKYAPGGSVHEFPAKIDKKAYEKAMENALKIHNAVGLKGISRSDFILKDNEVYFLEVNTCPGMTKTSLIPDLGTLKGYTFDDLVKITVDTFKK